From a region of the Pogona vitticeps strain Pit_001003342236 chromosome 7, PviZW2.1, whole genome shotgun sequence genome:
- the LOC144584092 gene encoding uncharacterized protein LOC144584092 — translation MGGGSCGADAPRCGRGRGGAGRPPSPARDRRRPGRGGGRGGPATGLSCPRTAAQGREQPPTGGRPAPAGRAKEAGSRSPGALRRARSPVASGVPSVARRQLCEGGRSRRLQNRWGAESLTFFQGKSLVVSTVRAAERVLLTKSWPSDLRGLRLPCHLRGPIQTCSARREQNLGKPGEFSV, via the exons ATGGGGGGGGGTTCTTGCGGGGCCGACGCTCCGAGATGCGGCCGAGGGAGAGGCGGGGCGGGGCGGCCTCCTTCCCCCGCTCGTGACAGGCGGCGCCCAGGAAGGGGCGGAGGCAGAGGCGGCCCCGCCACCGGTCTCTCTTGCCCACGAACGGCGGCCCAGGGGCGGGAACAGCCGCCGACGGGTGGCCGCCCCGCCCCCGCCGGGCGCGCAAAGGAGGCCGGGAGTCGTAGTCCCGGCGCCCTGCGGCGAGCCAGGAGCCCGGTCGCCAGTGGAGTCCCGTCTGTTGCCAGACGGCAGCTCTGCGAGGGAGGCCGGAGTCGCCGCCTGCAGAACCGCTGGGGCGCCGAGAG cTTGACCTTTTTCCAAGGGAAATCCCTGGTTGTTTCTACAGTAAGAGCTGCAGAGCGAGTTCTCTTAACAAAGTCCTGGCCATCAGATCTCAGAGGTTTGAGACTCCCTTGTCATCTGCGAG GGCCAATCCAAACATGCAGTGCCCGTCGTGAGCAGAACTTAGGAAAACCGGGTGAGTTTTCAGTGTAG